The Chloroflexota bacterium genomic sequence GTTCCTCCTTGCGGTTCCAGCGCATGATGCGGCGAAACGGCCGCACGAACTTCATGCGCCAGTCGCGGGCAATCAGCGCGGGCGAGTACAGGATGGCCCCCGCGATGGGGTGCAGCGCCGCCAGTCGGAGCGCCAGTAGCGCCCCCAGAGACAGCCCGCCGACGAACACCCGCGCGCACTGGCGCTGCAACGCCAGGAGCGCCTCCTCCGCGGATGCGTACCAATCCCGCCACGTCGTCCCCGCCAGGTCGTGATAGTCCGTCCCGTGGCCCGCCAGGAGCGGCGCGGAAACCGTGAGGCCCTGGCCAGCCAGGTACTCGCCCAGCGGCCGCATTTCGGGCGGCGAGCCGGTGAACCCGTGAATCAGCAGGCACCCGACCGGGCCGCCCGCAAAATGAAACGGTTTGGGGTCAAGCCAGGGATGCTGGGTCATCTTGTCTCACCTCCAACCACGCATCAAGGCCGCGTCGCATCACGATTCGGGCGGGCGCGCGCGACGCACGACGAGTTTCACGCCGTCCACGCCGGTAACGACGACTCGCTCACCCGCGCGGATGGGCGGGTCTTCGGCCACCGCCGACCACGACTCGCTCCCCGCCAGCACGATCCCCGAAGGCGTCAGATCCACCTGCACGATCCCCTCTGCGCCGACCAGCGTCTGC encodes the following:
- a CDS encoding alpha/beta fold hydrolase, which codes for MTQHPWLDPKPFHFAGGPVGCLLIHGFTGSPPEMRPLGEYLAGQGLTVSAPLLAGHGTDYHDLAGTTWRDWYASAEEALLALQRQCARVFVGGLSLGALLALRLAALHPIAGAILYSPALIARDWRMKFVRPFRRIMRWNRKEEPQDADLTDPEAHKMLWSYDVIPGESAYQVALLQKEVRRLLPSITVPVLIFQSSRDALIRPECGRIVHDKVASADKTLIVLHNSGHCLTVDSEREFVWQKTHEWIVARSGSLSRQATPGGAP